The Pangasianodon hypophthalmus isolate fPanHyp1 chromosome 25, fPanHyp1.pri, whole genome shotgun sequence nucleotide sequence ACACTTAGAGACTACAAACATACTCTCATTTGATGTGATCttatacattttacagtgttggtttacATGGGGttaaagtacacacacacacacacacacacacacacacacacacacacacacacacacacacacacacacaacagatttACCCTCAGTGTATCATAGTCAGAAGACATGGTTGCAGGGTTCAGGGTTTGGTAAGTGTCACTGTCAGAGAGGTGAACGTTCTAGGAGGAAAACAAGAGTTTAGAAAACGACCCCCTGAAATGGAAGAAACACTCTGTGTAtggtaactaacacacacagaggcagaaaCACTGTATACTTACTTGCAGAGTGTCATAATCCGGGGACCTAGTCGTGGGGTTCAGTGCTTTGTATGTGTCCTCTCCTGGTGTTGGAACAATCtgagagaaatgaagagaaaacatTATTCAAGAACAGCTTTATAGGAAGTAGATGAGCTTgatgaagacacacacagagggccATATTCAGAAGCGAGGAGATTTGTGTATATTTGAGAGATTTGCAACACTTCCTTAGTTGTCAcagtcacttcctgttcccACAAAGTAAAAAGCTCTGAACTGCCTCCCGCCAAGTCTCCCTGAAACCATTCTCCCTGGATCATGTATAGTCACCCCAATCAGATAGGTAGTCATGGACAACATCCTTAGGGTGCAACAAGAAGAACCCATATCACCAGAATGAGTTCACGTACTATGTGACACCTGCTCACAGATCTGTTTGCTTACACCAAGCCGTCCATGGTCTCAGATAGCCATTGACTCTATTACCGATTTCCTCCTCTTAATAGGTAACACCATAATTCTAGCCATTTTTCATGGTTTTTCTGTCCTGCCACTTAATCCCTCTGCCTAAACGTCCCACAGCTGTGGAGACGACCGAGGTGACCTTTACCGTGATGTTTAGGCATTATGGTCTATCAAAAGACATTGTATCATATACAGTCAGAGTCTAGTTCGCTTCACTGGTATGGAAGACGTTTTACCAGACCTTAGGATACCATCTGCAGTCCAATGGCCTGGTTGAATGCTTGAAACAGAAGATCAGCAGATTCCCAATAACATATATTATATTGTCTCACAACTGGAGCTGCTCCCTCCTCCACCCCATTGTTAATATAGTCTGGAGAGCCCACAGAAGtctttgcagtcaatgattgAATGAGGAGAAGTGAGCAGACCAGGGAATCTGCACACATCCAGCTACAAAGAGCTATTCACGAGCAGGTCACCTCAACTGCGACAGGACTCTCCACCCAAGACCTAAACCTCAAGTTGCCATCAAAAAAGTAAAGTCACCGATTCAGTGGTCGTGACACAATTTAATCCAGTATCCCAGTTACAGAATAGCACCCATATTCCACGTCTCTGCCAAATTCCACTCTCGCTGAACTTCTGAATAGCAGTTGTTAATTTTGTCTGAGATCTGAATACCGCACACGCAGCATAAAGTGAAAAGTTCTCTCAGTACCTgaatgtctgtgtctctctctgctcctctcTTTCTCCTATTCACACACAGAACATAAAAACATGGCTGTTCCATCTGTTCCTGCTTCATTCAGTGAATACTTAACACTGGATTAAGTTTACGGTACAGATTCATTGTAATGATAAAGAATTCAGTCACTCACTTAACGCACAGGATGACGataagaagagagagaagcagagcagGAACGTGTGCAGCGGCTCCCCATACAGCATGCAGCTTCCACACCTCAGCTGAGCTCTCCTCGTCACCTGAGATAAAGCAGAGCTTTCAGCACATGTACAGAGGCAaatatttactgtgttttttttttttttccttctaaaaGCAGAAATGATATGAAACAAATCCTACTGAACATGTAAAAACTTTGAAATTGAATAATCTTCAGTCACTGGAGTTTGTGTTCACACTTCCTCCAGTATAATGGCTTTTATTAATCTCTTTTGACATTGCTTTTTGAAATTTTAGTAATCTTCTGCAAATAGAGCCTCATATCTTGTCTGACCCCACCTCATTACAAAAAGTAaagatttgtcttgcagccaaaactactgtcagagctgctgttatagaaaattaatcaacaacgtCTGACTGAGAAttgaaaattcaacagtgctgttgtataatCAATTATCTCATTCCATTTAttgaaaattatatacataataaGATTATAAACTTAACTTGAATAGAAAACATGTAAAATAGCAATTTAGCAATTCACAAGTAATGAAACATCCTTATTAAACACTTATCTTAATGCATACCACTTACTTAACACATCCAGGTGTGTTGGTGTAGAGTTGTGCTGTCCCAGCTGGTTGTGAGCAGTGCAGTAGTACAGTCCGCTGTGCTGGGAGCTGATGTTGCTGATGGTGTAATTCTGGCCTGttgtcagcagtgtgtctgcatctgctctctgcttaaaccaggagtaggtgagaacaggagggtttgcatcactgctacagctcagagtcactgaatTCCCTTCCACTGTGTCTCCAGAGGAAAGAACCACTGCACTGGTGTTTTTAGGGGAATctgatgagaaagaaaaaacatgaatcagctggtgtgtgttcacgaTCAGCATTTGATAGAGATATAGATGTACTATGATTGAGGAGAGTAAaatccacactcacacactggaggagagaggagactgTCATGGCCTTCAACAGCACAGCTGTAACTGACCGCACCACTGACTGCAGCTACAGAGCAGGAGGCAGATTTACAGTCAGACACACGCTGGCCGTTATTGTACCAGATGTAAGTGGGGTCGTTAGACAGAGTGCAGGTGGTGATGCAGCTCAGCGTTATGCTTTGTAAATCTGACACTGTTACTGCAAGGGGTGCCACTTTGACCTGCAGACCTGTGTGAGAGACTCACATCATTTGTTTTAGTGCTAAGAATACTGTCAATCCTGAGACACTAGCAAGACTCTTAAGCTAcctgtgacagacagagagacaccaGCAGAGCTGTCTGTTTGTATAGAGTAAGGGGATTTTAACCGGAGTTGATATTTTTTTGAGTCCCCTTCTGTTAGATTTTTCAGTCTCAGTGTGCTCCTGTTAGGTCTATCATTAAGAAACTCCACTCGCTCATCTGTATGACTCAGTTCTCTGTCCTGTGAGAGGAATATGACGTACCAGACAGGCTGCGGGGTGCGAAGCTGATCAGGGAAGGTGTAGTAACTGTGTATGTCCACTgatgagccaatcagagcacacatAGTCTGCGAGAAATAAGTCACACTCCAAAAACACCTGAAAACACCTGAAAACACACCGACCCAgttgaataaaacacacacaaaattagcACTACTAATAACGTACCATTGCtaatattattaacaacaataacaaaaaaaaaacaaaaacacaggagtggacagtgcaaaaaaaaaaacagaagtgaaaaaaggaaaaagggacAGTTAAAGCTAGCCTTTGACGGAGTAGCTAGAATAGCAGTCTCTGGGATATTGATGCGTGTCCTAAATTTTTGGTGTCATGATACTAAATAATCCCCAAGGTGGACAGAGGTGAACAGAGTAATCCCTGACTGAATATACAGATGCTTAGAGATGGTCCAGTGtcaaaaagcaagaaagaaaaacattagtATCTTTCAGACATGTCCCAATAAATATAAGTTTATTGTAATCTAACAGAAGCTGCCAGTGAGATGATGACAGAGTGAGTGAAGTGTAAAGTGAGTTCttacagacagcaggagagcGAAGCTCCTCATGTCCTCTTACGGCACAGGAGTAGCTGCCTGCATCCTCACTACTGTCATACAGAGACAGTTCTTTTCTGTACTGGTTAGTAACACGCTGTCCGTTCTTGTACCAGATGTAAGTGGG carries:
- the LOC113547412 gene encoding uncharacterized protein LOC113547412, with product MLIVNTHQLIHVFSFSSDSPKNTSAVVLSSGDTVEGNSVTLSCSSDANPPVLTYSWFKQRADADTLLTTGQNYTISNISSQHSGLYYCTAHNQLGQHNSTPTHLDVLSDEESSAEVWKLHAVWGAAAHVPALLLSLLIVILCVKRKRGAERDTDIQIVPTPGEDTYKALNPTTRSPDYDTLQNVHLSDSDTYQTLNPATMSSDYDTLRDVATRLSEEKYSRTEE